A DNA window from Fragaria vesca subsp. vesca linkage group LG3, FraVesHawaii_1.0, whole genome shotgun sequence contains the following coding sequences:
- the LOC101298402 gene encoding 26S protease regulatory subunit 7-like codes for MAPEPEDNIKDEKNPRPLDADDIALLKTYGKGSYSTPIKNMEKEIKDKAKTVKNLCGIKESHTGLATPTHWDLNSDQQLKAEKPLKVARCTKIISPNSEDAKYVINIAHMGKFVVGLGDRVSPTDIEEGMRVGIDLHKYQIQIPLPPRIDPTVTMMTVEDKPDVTYNDVGGCKDQIEKMREVVELPLLHPEKFVKLGIDPPKGVLCYGPPGTGKTLLARAVANRTDACFIRVIGSELVQKYVGEGARMVRELFQLARTKKACIIFFDEVDAIGGARFDDGAGGDTEVQRTMLEIVNQLDGFDARGNIKVLMATNRPDTLDPALLRPGRLDRKVEFGLPDMESRTQIFKIHARTMNCERDIRFELLARMCPNSTGADIRSVCTEAGMFAIRARRKTVTEKDFLDAVNKVIKGYQKFCATPKYMVYN; via the coding sequence ATGGCGCCCGAGCCGGAGGACAACATCAAAGACGAGAAAAACCCTAGACCCCTCGACGCAGACGACATCGCACTCCTCAAAACCTATGGAAAAGGATCTTATTCAACTCCCATCAAAAACATGGAGAAGGAAATCAAAGACAAGGCTAAAACCGTGAAAAACTTATGTGGCATTAAGGAATCCCACACTGGCCTAGCTACTCCTACCCACTGGGATCTTAATTCAGATCAACAGCTGAAGGCGGAGAAACCTCTCAAGGTGGCAAGATGCACCAAGATAATTAGCCCTAATTCCGAAGATGCAAAATACGTCATCAACATTGCGCATATGGGCAAGTTTGTGGTGGGATTGGGCGATAGGGTTTCCCCAACTGATATAGAAGAAGGTATGCGTGTCGGAATCGACCTACACAAGTATCAAATTCAGATTCCTTTGCCTCCGAGAATTGATCCAACTGTGACCATGATGACTGTGGAAGACAAGCCAGATGTGACATACAATGACGTAGGTGGATGTAAGGACCAGATCGAAAAGATGCGAGAGGTTGTTGAGCTACCATTGCTTCACCCTGAGAAGTTTGTCAAGCTTGGAATTGACCCTCCCAAGGGTGTTCTCTGCTATGGTCCTCCAGGAACTGGAAAAACCCTTCTAGCTAGAGCCGTGGCGAATCGAACCGATGCTTGCTTCATTCGTGTCATTGGGAGTGAGCTTGTTCAGAAATATGTAGGAGAAGGAGCTAGGATGGTACGAGAGCTGTTCCAATTGGCAAGGACTAAGAAGGCTTGCATTATCTTTTTCGATGAAGTTGATGCCATAGGAGGTGCCAGGTTTGATGATGGTGCTGGCGGAGACACTGAAGTACAACGTACAATGCTTGAGATTGTGAACCAGCTCGACGGGTTTGATGCAAGAGGAAACATTAAGGTGTTGATGGCAACAAACAGGCCTGACACTCTAGATCCGGCATTGTTGCGCCCCGGAAGATTGGATAGGAAGGTCGAGTTTGGTCTGCCTGATATGGAGAGTAGAACTCAGATTTTCAAGATCCATGCAAGGACAATGAATTGTGAACGAGACATTAGATTTGAACTTCTGGCTCGGATGTGCCCTAATTCCACCGGAGCCGATATAAGAAGCGTGTGCACAGAAGCCGGAATGTTTGCCATTCGGGCACGGAGGAAGACGGTGACTGAGAAGGACTTCCTTGACGCCGTGAACAAAGTTATTAAGGGTTACCAAAAATTTTGTGCGACGCCCAAGTATATGGTTTACAATTGA